Proteins encoded together in one Chloroflexota bacterium window:
- a CDS encoding polysaccharide deacetylase family protein, whose amino-acid sequence MRSKQRLVYLLILLLLSSSACLGPGPQKTTDQWGRATLKTERVYPTVISSPPLTPPPTAMITPTVSPPAVLSPTATIAITPIPTATSAVMATPTATPTALATPPAASPLRINPEAAPHQPAKTGVAVPILMYHHIAEADPAEAYRFELSVHPATFEAQLRYLAEHGYHSIYLDQLIAHLELAIPLPPKPIILTFDDGYKDNYTHAYPLLRKYGFVGTFFIISGLVGHKGYMSWTEIREMSQGGMSIESHSVTHPDLAVASDTVIQREVKESKAAIEREVGKPVRLLAYPSGRFNQRAITILQANGYRGAVSTLFGFNHSFPQVYALRRVRVSGKDSLAGFVSKLP is encoded by the coding sequence ATGAGATCAAAACAGCGCCTCGTTTATCTTCTCATCTTACTTCTGTTAAGTAGCAGCGCCTGTCTGGGACCGGGCCCGCAGAAGACCACTGACCAGTGGGGCAGAGCTACACTTAAGACGGAAAGGGTGTATCCGACAGTGATCTCCTCACCACCCCTAACGCCTCCCCCTACAGCGATGATCACTCCCACCGTTAGTCCTCCCGCAGTGCTTAGCCCCACGGCTACGATAGCCATTACTCCAATTCCCACCGCTACATCGGCAGTGATGGCCACCCCCACCGCTACGCCAACAGCGCTGGCTACCCCTCCAGCTGCTTCTCCGCTGAGGATCAATCCGGAGGCGGCCCCTCACCAGCCAGCTAAAACGGGTGTAGCCGTACCCATCTTGATGTATCATCATATTGCAGAAGCCGATCCGGCCGAGGCTTATCGCTTTGAGCTCTCCGTCCACCCAGCCACTTTCGAAGCCCAGCTACGCTATCTGGCTGAACATGGCTATCATTCCATCTATCTGGATCAATTAATCGCCCATCTTGAGTTGGCTATCCCGCTCCCCCCAAAACCGATCATCTTGACTTTCGATGACGGCTATAAAGACAATTACACCCACGCCTATCCCCTTTTACGCAAATATGGTTTCGTGGGAACCTTCTTCATCATCAGCGGTCTGGTGGGGCATAAGGGGTATATGTCTTGGACAGAGATAAGAGAGATGAGTCAAGGAGGTATGTCCATAGAGTCGCACAGCGTCACCCATCCCGATCTGGCCGTCGCCTCAGACACCGTTATCCAGCGCGAGGTCAAGGAATCGAAGGCAGCTATCGAACGAGAGGTGGGAAAGCCAGTCAGGCTCCTGGCTTATCCCTCCGGCCGCTTCAACCAACGGGCGATAACCATCTTGCAAGCCAACGGTTATCGAGGGGCTGTCTCAACCCTCTTTGGTTTCAATCATTCCTTCCCTCAGGTTTATGCCTTGCGGCGGGTACGGGTTAGTGGGAAGGATTCTCTAGCTGGATTCGTGAGCAAGTTGCCCTAA
- the yqeC gene encoding selenium cofactor biosynthesis protein YqeC, with protein sequence MSLVSALNVSDGEVISFTGAGGKTTVMFRLARELVEQGKRVITTTTTAIYEPTLEESDYLLLAERPEEMLRLIREGLRRYHSLTVATGYRSEGQRRKLQSLDPSLIAEIAALPEVSNVLVEADGAAGHLIKAPAAYEPVIPPCSGLVVFVVAVGAIGKPLTPQVAHRLEQVMAVTGLSSGCILSAEAVAKLIIHMEGGAKGLPPGSRYVPFINMVEDEGSCTIARQVAALVLESGLAERVVFGSARGLAPIEVVLSSYK encoded by the coding sequence ATGTCGCTAGTCAGTGCTCTTAACGTAAGCGATGGGGAAGTGATCTCCTTCACCGGCGCCGGTGGCAAGACGACGGTGATGTTTCGGCTAGCCAGGGAGTTAGTTGAACAAGGCAAGAGGGTAATCACCACTACGACAACGGCTATCTATGAGCCGACCCTTGAGGAGTCAGATTATCTGCTTCTGGCTGAGCGGCCTGAGGAGATGCTTCGCCTGATTCGGGAAGGTCTGAGACGCTATCACTCACTCACGGTAGCCACTGGCTACCGCTCAGAGGGACAACGGCGCAAGTTGCAGTCACTGGATCCCTCCTTGATCGCCGAGATCGCCGCTTTGCCTGAGGTATCGAACGTGCTGGTCGAGGCCGATGGGGCAGCGGGGCACTTGATTAAGGCCCCAGCTGCTTATGAACCGGTGATTCCCCCTTGCAGCGGTCTGGTCGTCTTCGTTGTGGCGGTAGGAGCGATAGGGAAACCCCTTACCCCGCAAGTGGCTCATCGTCTGGAGCAGGTGATGGCCGTGACCGGTCTTTCTTCGGGATGCATCCTCAGCGCGGAGGCTGTGGCTAAGCTTATTATACATATGGAGGGAGGGGCAAAGGGATTACCACCCGGGTCGAGATACGTCCCGTTCATCAACATGGTCGAGGACGAGGGTAGCTGTACCATCGCCAGGCAAGTGGCTGCCCTCGTCCTGGAGAGCGGCCTGGCTGAGCGGGTTGTCTTTGGCTCAGCCAGGGGACTAGCCCCCATCGAGGTAGTGTTGTCCAGCTACAAATGA
- the ssnA gene encoding putative aminohydrolase SsnA: protein MAPKMRVEETMLITNGALLTFNQNNDVITDGAILIEDNVIAAVGTTAELRAAHPEEEVLDAGGKVVMPGLLCAHTHFYGAFARGMPFSGEAPANFPQILERIWWRLDKALRPEDIRYSAYIFLLDAIKNGCTTIIDHHASPNAIDGSLDVIAEAAQEAGVRCSLCYEVTDRDGKERAIAGIRENERFIKKVQQARRAGKETDRTSLLGATFGLHASLTLSDQTLAKCVETAAPLGTGFHIHVAEDMADVEQALKISGRRVVERLAQAGILGAKTIAAHCVHINESEMQILKETGTRVVHNPRSNMNNAVGVSPVLEMLGRGIEVGLGNDGFSMNMFQEMKVGYLLPKLAKRDPRVLGVDQILAMAFHHNAATAASHFELPHWPPKSLSPAVSTAKYPFSELSPGAYADIVLLDYDPPTPLHKGNAGGHLIFAIDGSNVVTTIANGKILLKDRQLLTLDEERIAARARQLAPQVWARL from the coding sequence ATGGCACCAAAAATGAGGGTGGAGGAGACGATGCTTATCACCAATGGCGCCTTACTTACCTTTAACCAGAACAACGACGTCATCACCGATGGCGCTATCCTGATCGAGGACAACGTTATTGCTGCTGTTGGAACGACCGCTGAGCTCCGCGCCGCACATCCAGAGGAGGAGGTACTCGATGCAGGGGGCAAGGTAGTGATGCCCGGCCTGCTCTGTGCACATACCCATTTTTACGGGGCCTTCGCCCGAGGGATGCCTTTTTCCGGCGAGGCACCAGCCAACTTCCCCCAGATCTTAGAACGGATTTGGTGGCGTTTAGACAAAGCTCTCCGCCCCGAGGATATCCGCTACAGTGCCTATATCTTCTTGTTGGATGCGATAAAGAACGGCTGTACAACTATCATCGACCACCACGCCAGCCCCAACGCTATCGATGGCAGCCTTGATGTAATCGCCGAGGCTGCCCAAGAGGCGGGGGTGCGTTGCAGCCTCTGTTATGAAGTGACTGATCGCGATGGAAAGGAAAGAGCTATCGCTGGCATAAGGGAAAATGAGCGGTTCATCAAGAAAGTGCAGCAGGCGAGACGAGCGGGGAAGGAAACGGACAGAACCAGCCTCCTCGGAGCTACCTTTGGCTTGCATGCCTCTCTGACCCTTTCAGACCAGACGCTGGCCAAATGCGTGGAGACGGCCGCGCCCCTTGGGACTGGCTTTCACATCCATGTAGCAGAGGATATGGCCGACGTAGAGCAAGCCCTGAAGATAAGTGGGCGAAGGGTGGTGGAACGTCTGGCCCAGGCGGGCATCCTGGGTGCCAAGACCATCGCTGCCCATTGCGTCCATATCAACGAGTCCGAAATGCAAATATTGAAAGAGACGGGTACACGTGTTGTTCATAATCCACGCTCCAATATGAATAACGCTGTCGGTGTTTCTCCCGTATTAGAGATGCTTGGGCGGGGGATTGAGGTTGGCCTGGGCAATGATGGTTTCAGCATGAATATGTTCCAAGAGATGAAGGTGGGTTACCTTTTACCTAAGCTGGCCAAACGTGACCCGCGGGTTCTGGGGGTCGATCAGATTTTAGCGATGGCTTTTCACCACAACGCGGCCACCGCAGCCAGTCACTTTGAGCTACCTCATTGGCCTCCCAAGTCCCTCTCCCCAGCTGTTTCGACAGCCAAGTATCCTTTCAGTGAGCTGAGTCCAGGAGCCTACGCCGATATAGTCTTACTCGACTATGACCCCCCTACTCCACTACATAAGGGCAACGCTGGTGGGCACCTGATCTTCGCTATAGACGGGAGCAATGTGGTTACCACCATCGCCAACGGCAAAATCTTGCTGAAAGATCGCCAGTTGCTCACCCTCGATGAGGAGCGGATAGCGGCGCGAGCCCGCCAGCTGGCCCCCCAAGTCTGGGCCAGACTCTAG
- a CDS encoding cupin domain-containing protein produces the protein MAREELRGRAVRLADVRPRLLDTTNYMHRGDGRVSDLLTPERAGTKNMILGTSVYNPGSVTWAKIHNFEEAVYVVSGRGIFYVEEEAISLEPGTALFIPPGARHNIENNGTEPLVFIFAAAPPPALAPTFPDTQTSSRRVDV, from the coding sequence ATGGCGAGGGAAGAACTAAGGGGTCGGGCGGTGCGGCTTGCTGATGTGCGCCCGCGCCTCCTGGATACAACGAACTACATGCATCGAGGAGATGGCCGTGTAAGTGACTTGTTGACACCGGAGCGGGCAGGGACCAAGAATATGATCCTCGGCACCTCCGTCTACAACCCGGGATCGGTCACCTGGGCTAAGATTCATAACTTTGAAGAGGCCGTATATGTTGTTTCTGGGCGAGGCATCTTCTACGTAGAGGAGGAAGCCATCTCTCTGGAACCGGGAACCGCACTCTTCATCCCGCCAGGTGCCAGACACAACATCGAGAACAATGGCACAGAGCCCCTGGTGTTCATCTTCGCTGCCGCTCCTCCACCTGCGCTGGCCCCCACCTTTCCAGATACACAGACATCGTCCAGGCGGGTTGATGTCTAG
- a CDS encoding aspartate-semialdehyde dehydrogenase, producing MRNYNVAIVGATRLAGQELLKVLRQRHFPFRELRLFSTNQVTERRIVPRPGEPEIEELDSHSFRGIDITFFCTEADSSAALAPIAVRSGATVIDSSYAFRMTSTVPLVVPEVNLEDLQGHAGLIANPSPLTVQLVMALYPLHKVNPLKRVIVAACESVSAAGAVAVEELSTQTNLILEGRPVIPHVFPHQIAFNLLPEVDVFLDNGYSREEWSVIQEMKRIMHAPDLAVSATAVRVPVYVGHSAVLHIELSHELEPDEVTAILTEAPGIRIMDDPAVSLYPQPWSVAGQDEVCAGRLRQDVSHPHGIILWVVADNLRRGIGLNAVQIAEALIERGWLRRQPPPYSTDQTLGQLAHESS from the coding sequence TTGCGGAATTATAATGTGGCCATAGTTGGCGCCACTAGACTTGCTGGGCAGGAGTTGCTTAAGGTCCTCAGGCAACGTCACTTCCCCTTTCGAGAGCTTCGTCTATTCTCCACTAATCAAGTGACGGAGAGGCGAATCGTGCCCCGGCCAGGGGAGCCGGAAATAGAGGAATTAGATTCTCATTCCTTCCGAGGCATCGACATCACCTTCTTCTGTACGGAAGCAGACAGCAGTGCCGCTCTAGCCCCTATTGCTGTCCGCTCTGGGGCGACAGTCATCGATAGCAGCTATGCCTTCCGGATGACGTCGACCGTGCCTTTAGTGGTGCCTGAGGTCAACCTGGAGGACCTGCAAGGACATGCCGGACTCATCGCCAATCCCAGCCCTTTGACCGTACAATTGGTTATGGCCTTATATCCTCTCCATAAAGTTAACCCACTCAAACGGGTAATCGTCGCTGCCTGCGAATCTGTCTCCGCTGCTGGTGCCGTGGCTGTCGAAGAGCTCAGTACCCAAACTAATCTCATCCTGGAAGGGCGACCGGTCATTCCCCATGTCTTTCCCCATCAGATCGCCTTCAACCTCTTACCAGAGGTGGACGTCTTCTTGGATAATGGTTATTCACGTGAAGAATGGAGTGTTATCCAGGAGATGAAGCGAATCATGCATGCTCCGGATTTGGCCGTCTCGGCCACCGCTGTACGGGTACCGGTCTACGTTGGACACTCCGCTGTTCTGCACATCGAGCTGAGCCACGAACTGGAACCTGACGAGGTTACGGCTATCCTGACAGAAGCCCCCGGTATCCGCATCATGGATGATCCGGCCGTCAGCCTCTACCCGCAACCCTGGTCGGTGGCTGGACAGGATGAGGTTTGCGCCGGGCGCTTACGGCAGGATGTTTCCCATCCTCATGGGATCATCCTCTGGGTTGTAGCTGATAACCTGCGGAGAGGGATCGGACTGAACGCTGTCCAAATCGCTGAGGCGCTGATTGAGCGTGGCTGGCTTCGGCGTCAGCCTCCACCGTACAGTACCGATCAAACGTTAGGGCAACTTGCTCACGAATCCAGCTAG
- a CDS encoding ABC transporter substrate-binding protein: protein MEEVDRLQSLFTSGKISRREFIVRATAMGLSASSIAALLSACIPSPVAVTPTPTATRVPPTPSPVPGPAIGGTLVEQFLTEPRVLTPNYVFDAWMFYVASVVFNRLVAYNGNWEIVPDLAEKWDVSPDGKTYTFSLAKNVKWHDGQKFSSADVKWTVESIQQTKGAATASRVANVASVATPDDNTVVFTLKNPDATFLADLAHIWSFMILPKHLYENTDPPNNPYYNKPVGTGPFRFVEWQKGSSITVEASKDYWKGRPYLDRVVYRLIPHYPTGLAALEAGEIHLTTLETLTEGPRLAKDPNIRIISWPVPILFWLGFNVTTEPFNKKDARLAIAYAVDREDVSQKAYGSYYKAASYAYLPSITWAFNTAAKQPSVDPKRAEELLDKAGFPRGADGVRMRVSLVAPLANGLDNVATVIQAQLKKIGVEAKVETLEFGAYTEKVLKRYEFQLTLSGGYQGPDPSEWVHYVGTGGFRNAMRYSNKQVDDLFKRGREAKTQAERKEAYFQIQQIIIDDVPRVNMVEFSFVYLLRSNCQGLWMEPDGLKKGLKYNDLSAVHMAKR from the coding sequence ATGGAGGAAGTCGATAGGTTACAAAGTTTGTTCACCTCAGGGAAGATAAGCCGCCGAGAGTTCATCGTGCGAGCTACAGCCATGGGGCTCTCCGCATCTAGCATAGCAGCCCTCCTCTCAGCTTGTATCCCATCGCCGGTCGCAGTGACACCGACGCCAACGGCCACCCGCGTACCGCCGACTCCTAGCCCTGTCCCTGGCCCAGCAATTGGGGGCACCCTGGTGGAGCAGTTCCTGACCGAACCAAGAGTTCTCACCCCGAACTATGTCTTCGATGCCTGGATGTTCTACGTAGCCTCTGTAGTCTTCAATCGGCTGGTCGCCTACAATGGTAATTGGGAGATTGTCCCCGATCTCGCCGAGAAATGGGATGTTTCCCCTGACGGGAAGACCTACACCTTCTCCCTGGCCAAGAATGTTAAATGGCATGATGGCCAGAAATTCTCGTCTGCCGATGTCAAGTGGACCGTAGAATCAATCCAACAGACGAAGGGTGCAGCTACCGCATCCCGAGTGGCGAACGTGGCCAGCGTGGCAACCCCTGATGACAACACCGTCGTCTTTACCCTCAAGAACCCCGATGCCACCTTTCTTGCCGACCTGGCACACATCTGGTCCTTCATGATCCTGCCCAAACACCTGTACGAGAATACCGACCCCCCGAATAACCCCTACTATAACAAGCCCGTAGGAACAGGGCCCTTCAGGTTCGTCGAGTGGCAGAAAGGCTCCAGTATCACTGTAGAGGCGAGCAAAGACTACTGGAAGGGGCGACCCTATCTAGACAGGGTCGTGTACCGTCTCATCCCCCACTACCCCACAGGGTTGGCCGCCTTGGAGGCGGGTGAGATTCATCTCACCACGCTCGAAACGCTCACTGAGGGGCCGCGCTTGGCGAAGGACCCCAACATCCGCATCATCTCCTGGCCCGTGCCCATCCTCTTCTGGCTGGGTTTCAATGTCACCACTGAGCCGTTCAATAAGAAGGATGCCCGCCTAGCTATCGCCTACGCTGTGGATCGTGAAGATGTCAGTCAAAAGGCCTATGGCAGCTATTATAAGGCGGCCAGCTACGCCTATCTACCGTCTATCACTTGGGCATTCAACACAGCTGCCAAGCAACCATCGGTTGACCCAAAGAGGGCTGAGGAGTTGCTCGACAAGGCCGGGTTCCCCAGAGGCGCTGACGGCGTGCGTATGCGCGTCAGCCTGGTGGCTCCGTTGGCCAATGGACTAGACAATGTGGCCACAGTAATCCAGGCACAGCTTAAGAAGATTGGTGTCGAGGCCAAGGTAGAAACCCTGGAGTTCGGCGCCTATACCGAAAAGGTGTTGAAACGCTATGAGTTCCAGCTCACGCTCTCCGGGGGATACCAGGGGCCCGATCCCAGCGAGTGGGTGCACTATGTGGGGACAGGCGGCTTCCGCAACGCTATGAGATACAGCAACAAACAGGTAGACGATCTGTTCAAGAGAGGACGCGAGGCGAAGACGCAGGCTGAGCGAAAGGAGGCCTACTTTCAAATTCAGCAGATCATCATCGATGATGTGCCTCGGGTCAACATGGTCGAGTTCTCCTTTGTCTATCTGCTGCGCAGTAACTGCCAAGGTCTCTGGATGGAGCCCGATGGCCTGAAGAAAGGACTCAAGTACAACGACCTCAGCGCTGTGCACATGGCGAAGCGATAG
- a CDS encoding class I SAM-dependent methyltransferase, with translation MAVTFETIASGYDEWYKAPLGALCDDLEKRAIFSLAGIERGELALDVGCGTGNYTLELARRGARAVGLDSSEAMITIASRKARARDLHVDFIRARAEALPLASETFDVVLSVTTLEFITSPDLAIGEMWRVLKPGGRLVIGVLNAWSIWAIGRARRKDSLYAQAHFFSAPELLRLLHPYGEVSWEGVIFFPPWPFIARGRFAKIIDDLASLVAKPLGAFLAARVVKRG, from the coding sequence GTGGCGGTTACCTTTGAGACTATAGCCTCTGGGTACGATGAATGGTATAAGGCACCTCTGGGAGCGCTCTGCGATGACCTGGAGAAGCGAGCTATATTTTCCCTCGCCGGGATTGAACGGGGTGAGTTAGCCCTGGACGTGGGCTGTGGGACAGGCAACTATACCCTAGAGTTGGCCCGAAGAGGGGCGAGGGCGGTAGGGCTTGATTCTTCTGAGGCGATGATCACCATTGCTTCCCGAAAGGCGAGGGCTAGAGATCTACACGTAGACTTCATACGCGCTCGGGCCGAGGCGTTACCCCTTGCCTCCGAAACATTCGATGTGGTCCTCAGCGTGACGACTCTGGAGTTCATTACTTCTCCCGATCTCGCTATAGGCGAGATGTGGCGCGTTCTGAAGCCCGGTGGGCGCCTGGTGATAGGCGTATTGAACGCCTGGAGCATCTGGGCTATCGGCCGAGCCCGGCGGAAGGATAGCCTCTACGCTCAGGCCCACTTCTTCAGCGCGCCTGAACTGTTGCGCTTACTCCACCCCTACGGCGAGGTCTCCTGGGAAGGGGTCATATTCTTCCCTCCCTGGCCGTTCATCGCTCGGGGTCGCTTCGCCAAAATCATCGATGATCTTGCCTCCCTGGTGGCGAAGCCGCTTGGAGCCTTCCTGGCGGCGCGGGTGGTGAAAAGGGGTTGA
- a CDS encoding glucose 1-dehydrogenase has protein sequence MKLDDKVAIITGGGRGIGRGISRRFAAEGAAVLIAQRDPESAARTVHEIEEAGGKASFVPTDITKPEQVAAMVEACQQRYGRVDILVNNAGVSGVNGSILDMPLELWQHFLDVNLTGTFLCAQAVGRLMVKQQIKGRIINIGSINSFRAQKNAAHYVAAKGAIPLLTMAMAVDLSPYGILVNAIAPGTISTEKTALRLANETYRNMIAKNVPLARTGRVEEVAALAVFLASDECGYIQGATIVIDGGFLAYLRFD, from the coding sequence ATGAAGCTGGATGACAAGGTGGCAATTATCACCGGCGGCGGCAGAGGGATAGGCCGGGGCATCTCCCGACGCTTTGCTGCTGAAGGGGCCGCTGTATTGATCGCCCAGCGCGATCCTGAATCGGCTGCCCGGACCGTCCACGAGATCGAGGAAGCCGGGGGCAAAGCCTCTTTCGTGCCGACGGACATTACCAAACCGGAACAGGTCGCTGCCATGGTCGAAGCCTGCCAGCAGCGCTATGGTCGCGTCGACATCTTGGTAAACAATGCCGGTGTCAGCGGGGTGAACGGGTCGATTCTCGATATGCCCCTGGAACTCTGGCAACATTTCCTAGATGTTAATCTAACGGGGACTTTCCTCTGCGCCCAGGCCGTCGGGAGGCTGATGGTCAAACAACAGATCAAGGGAAGGATCATCAACATAGGGTCCATTAATAGCTTTAGGGCGCAGAAGAATGCGGCGCATTACGTAGCAGCGAAAGGGGCAATTCCGCTGTTAACCATGGCCATGGCTGTAGATCTTTCGCCCTATGGCATCCTCGTGAACGCCATAGCCCCAGGCACCATCAGCACTGAAAAGACGGCCCTCCGCCTCGCCAATGAGACCTATCGAAACATGATCGCCAAAAATGTCCCTCTGGCACGGACAGGCCGGGTAGAGGAGGTGGCCGCGCTCGCCGTTTTTCTGGCCTCAGACGAGTGTGGGTACATTCAGGGTGCAACCATAGTCATCGACGGTGGGTTTCTCGCCTACCTGCGATTCGACTGA
- a CDS encoding ABC transporter permease, translating to MIGRFLGALWITLRREKIAVLGLALVLGWTVVALAAPFISPADPYELTTARLVSPSREHLLGTDPFGRDVLSQIVWGTRVSLLFGLGVAGLSGLVGIFLGAIPGYFGGLVDDVVSRLTEIFLMIPSLMLIILAVALFGSDISIAIVIVALTMWPANARIMRGQVLQIKARGYVLAALSYGAASWRVLLRHIFPNALPPVVANATLQMASAVIVEASLSFLGLGDPNHVSWGQILYRGQFSRSAWWLSIYSGLAIFLLVLGFNLLGDAVNVALNPRLRRG from the coding sequence ATGATCGGTAGATTCCTTGGTGCGTTATGGATCACGCTGCGAAGGGAAAAGATTGCTGTCCTGGGCCTTGCCCTGGTGCTAGGCTGGACGGTTGTAGCTCTGGCTGCTCCCTTCATCTCGCCTGCTGATCCATACGAATTGACCACGGCAAGGTTGGTGTCTCCTAGCCGCGAGCACCTATTGGGCACCGATCCTTTCGGTCGTGATGTCCTGAGTCAGATCGTATGGGGCACCAGGGTTTCGCTTCTGTTCGGGCTTGGTGTGGCTGGATTATCTGGGTTAGTAGGCATCTTTCTAGGCGCCATTCCAGGGTACTTCGGTGGACTAGTGGATGATGTCGTTTCCCGCCTCACCGAGATTTTCCTTATGATCCCCTCACTTATGCTGATCATTCTGGCGGTAGCCCTTTTTGGTAGCGACATCTCGATCGCGATTGTCATCGTGGCCCTGACCATGTGGCCGGCCAACGCCCGTATCATGCGAGGCCAGGTGCTTCAAATCAAGGCCCGAGGGTATGTCCTGGCGGCGTTAAGCTACGGAGCGGCGAGCTGGCGTGTTCTTTTAAGGCATATCTTCCCTAATGCCCTGCCCCCAGTAGTAGCCAATGCCACCTTGCAGATGGCTTCGGCTGTGATCGTGGAGGCAAGCCTGAGCTTCTTAGGGTTAGGGGACCCCAATCACGTCAGCTGGGGACAGATATTGTACCGAGGCCAGTTCTCTCGTTCTGCGTGGTGGCTCTCCATCTATTCAGGACTCGCTATCTTCCTCTTGGTGTTAGGCTTTAATCTCCTGGGTGATGCTGTGAACGTTGCCCTTAACCCGCGGCTACGAAGGGGGTAG
- a CDS encoding ABC transporter permease, which produces MTSYILRRLLEFVPVVLMIVLINFLIIHTAPGDPAVIMAGEDAKLDYIVAVRQKYGLDQPLTVQLWRYLSCLAEGDLGRSLSHDRPVAELILSRLPATILLVLSSQIGAIVVGIVLGTYAAQRYGSNVDRFLTALSSAVYSVPVFWLGLLLILLFGLRLHWVPTSGMVSIGQTYKGFAYVMDVLHHLIMPLTTLILAYWPPYYRVTRTSAIDVLHEEYVAVARSKGLSERQVFYRHVLRNAIIPTTSLAGLQLGFVVAGTVLVETVFGWPGMGTLMYNGILSRDYPILMGVYVVVSISVLLASLLTDLAYLWLDPRVSYR; this is translated from the coding sequence GTGACTAGCTACATTTTGCGCCGTCTGCTGGAATTCGTTCCAGTGGTGTTGATGATCGTGCTGATTAACTTCCTGATCATCCACACTGCACCCGGTGATCCAGCGGTGATTATGGCCGGTGAAGACGCCAAGCTCGATTATATAGTGGCCGTGCGGCAAAAGTATGGGCTTGACCAGCCGCTCACGGTGCAGCTCTGGCGATATCTCAGCTGTCTAGCTGAGGGAGACCTGGGGCGCTCTTTGAGCCACGACCGGCCAGTGGCCGAGCTCATCCTCTCCCGACTGCCAGCGACGATCCTCTTAGTGCTCAGCAGCCAAATCGGGGCTATCGTTGTTGGTATCGTCCTTGGCACCTATGCCGCCCAGAGATATGGCAGCAATGTGGATCGCTTCCTGACGGCCTTATCCTCTGCCGTTTACTCCGTCCCCGTCTTCTGGCTTGGTCTCCTCTTGATCCTGCTATTTGGGCTGAGGTTACATTGGGTACCCACATCTGGGATGGTGAGCATTGGCCAAACTTACAAGGGCTTTGCCTACGTGATGGATGTTCTCCACCATCTCATCATGCCCCTTACAACCCTGATCCTTGCCTATTGGCCCCCATATTATAGGGTTACCCGCACCAGTGCTATCGATGTTTTGCATGAGGAGTATGTAGCTGTAGCCCGTTCCAAGGGCCTTAGCGAAAGACAGGTGTTCTACCGCCACGTGCTGCGGAACGCCATAATTCCTACAACATCCCTTGCCGGTCTTCAGCTAGGGTTCGTCGTTGCTGGTACCGTACTGGTGGAAACAGTATTCGGTTGGCCGGGCATGGGGACCCTGATGTACAATGGCATCCTGTCCCGAGATTACCCTATACTGATGGGTGTATACGTCGTGGTCTCTATATCTGTGCTTTTGGCCAGTCTGCTTACAGACCTTGCGTACCTGTGGCTGGATCCCAGGGTAAGCTATCGGTAA